ACGCCACCGGTCACTTTCCTGCTTCCATGATCCTCGTACACCAGCAGGTTGGCCGTGGCCAGGAAATAGGAGTCGGCGTTGTAGACGCTCACCGCAACGGTATGCGTGCTGCCGTTGCCGAGCAGGCCGGCAAAGGGCGTCAGGTTCACGCGGAAGGGCTTGAAGTTATGCGTCTGGTTGCCGGCAATCGGCATCCACAGGTTGGGATCGATGCCGCCGGTGTTCAGGAAGGGGTACACGGGGGCAGCACCGGCCGGGCTGCCGTCGATCCAGACCTCGACCTCGCGGAAGGCTGTACCGCCATCGCTGAGCAACGCGGACTCATCCGCGTCCGGCACATTGAAGTAGTAAAACTCGTCATCGCTCTGCGGCTGGGCAATCACGTCGAGATAGACGCTTTCGACATTCTCGGGCAGGCTAAGCGTCTGCGAGATGGTGTCCGAGGTCGTGTTCAGCGTGCCGGCCGTACCGCCGGAGCCGGTTACCGCAACCACCAGATCGGGAACGGCCGGAGCGGGATTGACAGGATTGGCCGGGTAGAACTCGAGAGCCGCGTTGGCATAAATCAGGCCATCGTAGTCGGTGCCATTGTATTCGCCGACATAGTTGCCCAGCACTGCCGTGCCTGCCTGTTCGGACTTGAAGATAGAGGAGAGATCGGTCACGTCCCGCTCCACATGCCAGTCGGGGCTATAGTCGCTCGAGGGCTCGGAGGTCGTGCCGTAATAGATATTCGTACCGCCGAGGTAAAACGCACCGGTGCGGTCGAACTGCGTGCCTGCGGTGACGGTGAAGTCGGCAGTAAACACTACCTTGGCCCAGGGACCGGGGCAATCGGCCGGAGGCGCATAAGTAAAGCTGTGGTTGTCGTAGTTATCGAACTCCATGTTCGTGAACAACTGCACGGTGCAGGGCTTGGTCGTGGGCCGCGGCACTAGCGGCTCCGCTGTGGCCGGGCTGGATGAACCAACCTCTGGCGTGGTGGGTGCGAGCACGACCTGGGCAATGGCGAAAGAGGTGGGAGGAAGGGTCAGAACTGCAAGCGTAAGCAGACGGAAAAAGGTCGAGGCCATAGGATCGCCCTCTCATTGAGATGTCGATGCGTGAGCAACCATAGCATGGCAACGACAGGATCGAGATGGCAATATGAGATGGATTCTCGATCCCGGCAGACGCGCTCCGCACTACGGATCGGCATGAGGCGAGGCCAGATCGCCAAAGCCGTCCAGCAACTGCTTCTCTCACCCTTGCTCCTCACGAAACAAATCGGACAGATACACTGCTAGCGGTAGAAGGGTGCTCCGACCGCATTCGTCGGGGTACGCTCTACAAGGGTGAGGAGAAGACCGATGAATCGACGCATGCTGCTGAAGGTGCTCGGCCTGACGGCCGGGGTGACGGTGACGGGAAACAAGCTGGGCACCCGGTGGGGTGTGGCCGAGGCGGAGGTTTCAGGGCAGGCATCCGCACAGACGGCGGCAACTCCAGCGGCGGCGGGGCCGTACAAACTGCCTCCGCTGCCGTATGCGTATGACGCACTCGAGCCGTACATCGACGCCGAAACCATGCACCTGCACCACGACAAGCATCACGCGAGCTACGTGGAGAAGCTGAATGCCGCAGTCGCCGGTCATCCCGATGTGGCGGCGAAGCCGGTGGACGAGCTGATGAAGAATCTCGACGCGGTGCCGGAGGAGATTCGCACGGCGGTGCGCAACCAGGGCGGCGGGCACTGGAATCACTCGTTCTTCTGGCAGATTCTTTCGACCAAAGGCGGCTCGGCGCCGACCGGCGTGCTGGCGCAGGACATCACCGCGCAGCTTGGCGGCTTCCAGGGCTTTCACGACCAGTTTGCGAAGGCCGCCGCGAGTGTCTTCGGCAGCGGATGGGCATGGCTGACGCTGGACAAGTCGGCCAAGCTGCACGTGGAGACCACAGCGAACCAGGATTGCCCCCTGACCCAGGGACGGACGCCGGTGGTGGGCATCGACGTGTGGGAGCACGCCTATTACCTGAAGTACCAGAACCGCCGCCCGGAGTATGTGGCCGCCTTTTTCAACGCGGTGAACTGGGAGCGGGTGAGCGAAATCTACGTGGGACAGAAAGCCGCGTGCAATCCCGATGCGCCGTGCAAAGTGACGCTATAACTGCTGCGCGCAGAGCGGGACTGGCCGTCCAGGCCCTTCGCTTCGCGTGGCGCTCCCGCTGGTCGCGGCACTGGCCGTGCGGGCCTTTAGCCTTCGGCCTCCGCTCCCGCTGGTCGCGAACTGGAGCTTTGCAGAGGGGGACAAATCGCAGGTCCCTCCACTGCGCTACGCTTCGGTCGGGATGACAATTTTTCTGCTCTGCAGGGCCGCTTCTTTTCAAAAAAAGAAGCGGCCCGTTTCGCTGGTTGGCGAAACGGGCCGTCTAGCAAAGACGAGCTTGGTTTAGAAGTTGATACGGCCGGTGACCTGCAGGTTACGCGGGCCGTAGTCGACGGCAGTGGGGATACCGAAGCCGGTGGAACCGGTGGAGTCGCCGGGCTCGGTATCGGGCAACGCCATTCGGTGACGGTTGAAGGCATCGATGGCCTCAGCCTTGAAGACGAAGATGACCTTCTCGGTGATGTTGAAGTTCTTCAGCAGGCTGAAGTCTTCCGACTTGAACATCGGACCGGTGATGGCCTCGGTCACCCGCGGAATGCCGCTACCGAAGACGAAGGGATCATAGGAGCAGCCTGTGGCGCAGTCCGCAGAGACCTTACGCAGCCACTGGTTGTCGCAGCCTTTGCAATTATTTGCCGAATAGCCCTCACGATTCATGTCGACAAAGGCCGCATCGGACATGGAGACGCCGGGGTCCGTCGCGCTGTTCTGCTGGGCCGGACGATAGGCAGGTTTGAACCAGGACTGCCCGTTGAAGTAGCTGGGCTTGTTCTTGTTCTTCTTGTAGGCCGCGCTGGCGAAATCGTTGCTGGCTGCGGCCGGTCCGCGGGTGAAGCGGAAGCAGTTCTGGTAGTACGGGACGCCGGTGGCACAGCCGAAGTCGATCGGCTGGCCGGTCTGGTAACGCTGGATGCCGCCGACTTCCCATCCGCCAATCACGTAGTCCAGCAGCTTGTTGTGATTGAGGAACTGGCGACCTTTGCCGAAGGGCAGCTGATAGAGATAGCTGATGGAGAGCTGCTGCGGCGTGTTCTGCAAACTGACCGCCTTCTCCAGCTTCAGGTCGCCGGAATTCTGCGACTGCGAGCGATAGCCGTCGTAATCCCAGGCGATGGCCGAGTCTGCATTGTTCTCGTTCTTCGACCATGTATAGGAGAGCTGCAGGTTGATGCCGTTGCGGAAGCGGCGGTTGAGCGAGGCAACCATGGCTTGATACGAGGAGTGGCCCAGGTTCTCGAGGCAGCAGTCGTCGGCAATATAGTCGTACTGCGGATAGGGGCGCAGCGCCTGGCCAAGGTAGCCGAGGAAGGTCGAGTACGGCGAGTTGTAGGTAGTGCCGTTCACCGTGGTGGACCCACCGCTGGTGGTGATTTGATTGCTCTGGTTGTTGAGGTGATCACCGAGGGCAAAGTACTTCGGCGAGATGTTGTTGGCGTTGCTCAGGTAGCCGGAGCGGAGATTCTGACCGGTCTGGCCCATGTAACCGAGGGTGAAGATGAGGTCGGTGGCCAGCTCCTGTTGCAGTTGGAGGCTCCAGGTGCTGGTCATGCCTGGGCGGCCGAACTGCGGCTTGATGACCTCGCCGGCGACGGCCAGCGGATCGTTGGGACCGCCATCAAGCTGCGTGGGGCTGGTGTTGGGCGTGAAGTTGGCAGCCGCATAGCCACTGTAGCCCGAATCGAGCTGGAAGGCCGGCGTGTAGTTGGCCGCCGTCGCCGGGTTGCCGGCAGTGGCGATAGAGGTGGCATAGCGGGTCACCGTGTAGCCCTCGGCCATGGCCGAACCGAAGTCACCGTAGAGCAGTGGAGCATAGATGATGCCGCCGCCGCCGCGAATCACGGTCTTGCCGTCGGTGTTGGGCAGCACATAGGCAAAGCCCACGCGGGGAGCGATGTCCTTGTACCAGGTGTCGGCCCATGCAGTATTGCAGTTGCAGTTGCGGCCAAACTCGAGCGCGCCCGGCAGCCCGCCGGCCTCGGAGTCGGGAGCGGTGAAGTTGAAGTTGGAGGTATAGTTGTCGGCTTCCTTGCGCGGCGTGTCGATGTCATAGCGCAGGCCGAGGTTCAGGGTCAGGTTCGAGCTGACCTTGAAGTCGTCCTGCACGAAGCCGGCGAGGTAGTGCGAGTTCCAGCGCGAAGCGTGGTTGTAGACCGTCTGATAGGACCAGTCCACGTCACCGAGCAGGAAGCTGGCGAAGGAGTTGCCGCTCACTTCGCTGGGGCTGGTGGAGGCGGTCTGCGTGTAGGTCGTCTCGTAGCGCATGAAGTTCAGCTGCGGAATGCTCTTGAGGATGGTCGAGTACTGCTGATGGCGGTAATCGAAGCCGAACTTGAAGCTGTGGCGGCCCTTCTGCCAGCTCACACTGTCGTTGAAGCGGAGGCCGTTGTCGATATTGTCGCCGTTGTTGGTGATGCCCCAGGTGGAGTACCCATCCCAGCCGTCGAAGTAGACGAAGGGGAAGGCTGTCGAGTAAAAGTTGGGCGCACCGTCATCCGTCAGCGTGTTGCCCGCGCCGAGCTGGGGCGCATAGTTGATGCTGTTGGTGCGGTTGTAGCCGATGGCCAGGCTGTTGAGCAGCGACGGCGTAAAGGCGTGATCCCAGCCCAGGCGGATGTAGTGGGTCTCGAAGTCCTGCAGGTAGCCGGAGTTCTGGTAGGGCAGCGGCATATTCGGCGCGCCGTTGATGCGCCAGTTGTCGCGCGAGCTGTAGGAGCCGAAGACCTTGTTCTTCTCGTTCACCGCTTCGTCAATGCGGATGCTGTAGGTGGTGTTCTGGATGGGGTTGGTGTAGTTGGCCGCGTAGTTGCCAGTGCCGCCCTGCGGAGTAGTGGACTCATAGGGACGGTTCGGCTCAGGTAACGTGGACATCATTTTCTGGGCGACGGAACTGAAGCGGCTGGAAGGGATGATGTTGCCGGCAAAGGCCTGACGACAGGGTGTCGCACTTGGAACCCCATAGGTACCGGTTGTAGCAGTAGCAGGATCGAAGATCTGGTTCTGAATCACGGTATCGCCATTACAGGGATTGACACCGCTGGTCTCTGCACCCAGAAGCGCAGAGAAGTCGCCGGTGCGCTCGGCCTGAGTCGGCACGGTCGAGACGGCAACGCCGCCCTGCTTGAGGCGGTACTGCTCCCAGGCGAAGAAGAAGAAGGTCTTGTCCTTGCCGTTGTAAAGATCGCGCTTGGGATGGAACGGGTTCAGAATGCGGACCGGGCCGCCGATGGTGCCGCCGAAGTCGAACTTGCTGTCGGCTGGACGGTCATAGGCGCAACCGGCATCCACGCCGCCGCAGAGGGTCTGCTTGTAGCCGTTGTTGAACCAGTTGTTCGCGTCGAGAGCGCCGTTCTTGATGATGGTGAAGGCCGTACCGTGAAGGCTATTGGAGCCGGACTTGGTGGCGAAGCTCTCGATACCGATGGTGCTGCGGCCGAACTCGGCCTTGGGGATCGAGGTGGTGACCTTGAACTCCTGCAGGGCTTCGATGGAGGGCGAGGTCTCGTCGAAGGACGAGCCGTTTTCGCTGCGTTCGATCGAGGCGCCGTCGAGCAGCGTCTCCGCGCCGTAGGCCTGGCCGCCGGCCACGCGCATGTACCAGACGCCGTTGGCGGTATTGCCATCCGTGCCGGTACCCACGCCGGTGACGCCGGGAACGAGGAAGGCAAAGGCTTCCGGCGAGCGCAGACCGCCGACGCCGGCAGCCACCGCTAGCGGGAGATCGGTGATCTGCTGCTGGGAGATGGTGCCGCTGATGTCCGAGGTCTCGGTTTCGATGGTCGGCGCGCTGGCGTCGACGGTCACCGTCTCATTGGCGCCGCCGGGGTTCAGCGTGACATTGAGCGTGGCCGAGGCGTTGATGGTGATGACCACGCCCTCGTCCTTCGCAGTGGCAAAGCCGGGCGAGGAAACCGTGACGTTATACCGTCCGATGGGCAGGGCGGGAATGTGATAGGTACCCGCGCTGGTGGAGACAGTGCTGCTGGAGACGCCGGTATCGGCGCCGGTGGCGACAACCTTGGCGCCGGGGATCACGGCGCCAGAGGAGTCCTTGATGAGACCGGAAAGGTCACCCTGCGTGGACTGGGCCCATGCGGTAGAGGCCAGAGCACAGGCGGCCACCAGCAGGACCAGCAGAGAGCAGAATCGTTGCGTAAAGAGCTTCATGCGAAGCTTCCTCCTCAAAAAAAGGTGTTGCATGCCTTGGGTAGTCTTGGGGGCTGCCACTCAGGCGGGGACATCGGTAATCGTTTTCCCATCTATCACGGGAAAATCGTCTTCAAGGGAGCGAAAAGCAAGGTAAGGGAGGGGAACGATCGCTGTCAATAGCTGTTTTTATTTCGTCTTCCGCAGCAAAAAATACAAAATCGTAGACAATAGAAATAGCAGGTGTTTCAGCGTGCTCCACGCCCGATTTCCGCTGCTTTTTGTCCGGCTTTCCCATGCTTTCGCTTGCCCTGTCGCGGGCAAATTTCCCGGACTCGGTAAATCGTTTTCTTTAAGGCAAATGGCAGCGCTTTCATTCTGGCTTTGATTTTTCCCGGAAATCCCTTTCCGGCTGGACTTGCCTCCTTCCTGCCTGCGAGGATGATGCCGCGGCTGCTACCAGTGCACGCCTGGCTCCCGGCCATAGTGCCGCGAGCCAGGAATGGCCTCCGATCGATGCAACGGGACAGGAAATGGATGATGGCATGGAAGCGGGCCTGCCGGTATCTGCTTTTGATTCCGCTCACCGCCTTTCCCGGTGCCGCGGCCGCGCGGCAGAATGCCACCATGGCCTCGCTGCCCCATCCGGCTCTTTCGCCGGATGAGGCAGCGCCCTCGGCCCAGCTGCCTGCCGCCGAGGCCGGGCTGCGCGTCGAACTGGGCAAAGCGCCGGACTCGCCGGAGCTGCTCTATCGGCTGGCGCAGGTACTGCGCGAAGAACAGAAGCCGCGCGAGTCGCTCACCGTCTATACCCAGGCGGCGCAGCGGCAGAAGCCAACCGCCGAACAGCTGCGCTCGGTGGCGCTCGACTATGTGCAGCTGGGCGATTATGACGATGCGGTGCACTGGTTGAAGATCGCGCTGGGGATCGAGCCGCACAATGTCGCGGTGCTCTACAGCCTGGGACGATGCCTCTATACGCAGAACCATTTCGAAGAAGCAGCGGCCGCCTTCCTTGCCGTGCTCAAGCTGGAACCAGCGCACCGCAAGGCAGAAGAGAACCTCGGGTTGACCTGGTATGCCCTGCATCGGCTGCCCGAGGCCGAAGCGGCGATGCGCACAGCAGTCAAGCTGGCTGGGGATGCGGCCGCATCCAGTCCCGCGGATAGCTCAGCCCCGGACCGAGCGGCTTCGGATCCATGGCCATACCTGAATCTGGGCAGCTTTCTCATCGACCAGCAGCGCTATGGCGAGGCGATGCCGTTTCTGCAAAAGGCAATCACCATCGCGCCGCAGATGGCCGCCCCGCACGAAAAGCTGGGAGAGGCATGGATCGGCGCGGGGAAACGGGCCGAGGGGACGAAAGAGCTGGAAATGGCGCAGACGCTGGACCCGAAGAATCCGCAGATCCACTTCGAACTGGGCCGGGCCTACTGGAGCGCAGGCGAAAAAGAAAAGGCACGGGCGGAGTTCGCACAGAGCCAGTCGCTCTACGGCACGCACAGCAAGACAGACTAGGCCGGGACTGGCCGTCCAGGCCTTTCGCTTCGCGTGGCGCTCCCGCTGGCCGCGATCCGGCATAGTGGCCGGGTGCCCCACCCATGACAGGCAGTCGGTCATGGGTGGGTCTCACACCGATCCAAAAGTAAGAACAGGGTCTCCACATCTCGAGTCCGGCGTCCAACATCCTTCGCTGGCCGGATGGGCGTAGTGGGTGTCTCGATACGCGGCGCATGGCAGGAACAGCTTCG
The Silvibacterium dinghuense DNA segment above includes these coding regions:
- a CDS encoding peptide-N4-asparagine amidase, with protein sequence MASTFFRLLTLAVLTLPPTSFAIAQVVLAPTTPEVGSSSPATAEPLVPRPTTKPCTVQLFTNMEFDNYDNHSFTYAPPADCPGPWAKVVFTADFTVTAGTQFDRTGAFYLGGTNIYYGTTSEPSSDYSPDWHVERDVTDLSSIFKSEQAGTAVLGNYVGEYNGTDYDGLIYANAALEFYPANPVNPAPAVPDLVVAVTGSGGTAGTLNTTSDTISQTLSLPENVESVYLDVIAQPQSDDEFYYFNVPDADESALLSDGGTAFREVEVWIDGSPAGAAPVYPFLNTGGIDPNLWMPIAGNQTHNFKPFRVNLTPFAGLLGNGSTHTVAVSVYNADSYFLATANLLVYEDHGSRKVTGGVLENTLTEPSPTVTQNLAYNASTGAYTGTIGDESSRSYVIRGYVNTSHGRVETTLQQSIGFTNTQTFDVDPATYLPDIQNAVQNATLDSVVTTASGRNVSTSEQHFAYPITVDFAYGEPSGGGLYENVSVDQVYKFTAKTNGSQEVKTYEETKSVDDQLEDADGNYTDSSSSSQTYRTNAYPGGCYDVTLTAASNVLTDVTDNCKNQTRHSGNAYGNPSARHFRVHPFQTHF
- a CDS encoding superoxide dismutase — protein: MPPLPYAYDALEPYIDAETMHLHHDKHHASYVEKLNAAVAGHPDVAAKPVDELMKNLDAVPEEIRTAVRNQGGGHWNHSFFWQILSTKGGSAPTGVLAQDITAQLGGFQGFHDQFAKAAASVFGSGWAWLTLDKSAKLHVETTANQDCPLTQGRTPVVGIDVWEHAYYLKYQNRRPEYVAAFFNAVNWERVSEIYVGQKAACNPDAPCKVTL
- a CDS encoding TonB-dependent receptor; this encodes MKLFTQRFCSLLVLLVAACALASTAWAQSTQGDLSGLIKDSSGAVIPGAKVVATGADTGVSSSTVSTSAGTYHIPALPIGRYNVTVSSPGFATAKDEGVVITINASATLNVTLNPGGANETVTVDASAPTIETETSDISGTISQQQITDLPLAVAAGVGGLRSPEAFAFLVPGVTGVGTGTDGNTANGVWYMRVAGGQAYGAETLLDGASIERSENGSSFDETSPSIEALQEFKVTTSIPKAEFGRSTIGIESFATKSGSNSLHGTAFTIIKNGALDANNWFNNGYKQTLCGGVDAGCAYDRPADSKFDFGGTIGGPVRILNPFHPKRDLYNGKDKTFFFFAWEQYRLKQGGVAVSTVPTQAERTGDFSALLGAETSGVNPCNGDTVIQNQIFDPATATTGTYGVPSATPCRQAFAGNIIPSSRFSSVAQKMMSTLPEPNRPYESTTPQGGTGNYAANYTNPIQNTTYSIRIDEAVNEKNKVFGSYSSRDNWRINGAPNMPLPYQNSGYLQDFETHYIRLGWDHAFTPSLLNSLAIGYNRTNSINYAPQLGAGNTLTDDGAPNFYSTAFPFVYFDGWDGYSTWGITNNGDNIDNGLRFNDSVSWQKGRHSFKFGFDYRHQQYSTILKSIPQLNFMRYETTYTQTASTSPSEVSGNSFASFLLGDVDWSYQTVYNHASRWNSHYLAGFVQDDFKVSSNLTLNLGLRYDIDTPRKEADNYTSNFNFTAPDSEAGGLPGALEFGRNCNCNTAWADTWYKDIAPRVGFAYVLPNTDGKTVIRGGGGIIYAPLLYGDFGSAMAEGYTVTRYATSIATAGNPATAANYTPAFQLDSGYSGYAAANFTPNTSPTQLDGGPNDPLAVAGEVIKPQFGRPGMTSTWSLQLQQELATDLIFTLGYMGQTGQNLRSGYLSNANNISPKYFALGDHLNNQSNQITTSGGSTTVNGTTYNSPYSTFLGYLGQALRPYPQYDYIADDCCLENLGHSSYQAMVASLNRRFRNGINLQLSYTWSKNENNADSAIAWDYDGYRSQSQNSGDLKLEKAVSLQNTPQQLSISYLYQLPFGKGRQFLNHNKLLDYVIGGWEVGGIQRYQTGQPIDFGCATGVPYYQNCFRFTRGPAAASNDFASAAYKKNKNKPSYFNGQSWFKPAYRPAQQNSATDPGVSMSDAAFVDMNREGYSANNCKGCDNQWLRKVSADCATGCSYDPFVFGSGIPRVTEAITGPMFKSEDFSLLKNFNITEKVIFVFKAEAIDAFNRHRMALPDTEPGDSTGSTGFGIPTAVDYGPRNLQVTGRINF
- a CDS encoding tetratricopeptide repeat protein, which translates into the protein MMAWKRACRYLLLIPLTAFPGAAAARQNATMASLPHPALSPDEAAPSAQLPAAEAGLRVELGKAPDSPELLYRLAQVLREEQKPRESLTVYTQAAQRQKPTAEQLRSVALDYVQLGDYDDAVHWLKIALGIEPHNVAVLYSLGRCLYTQNHFEEAAAAFLAVLKLEPAHRKAEENLGLTWYALHRLPEAEAAMRTAVKLAGDAAASSPADSSAPDRAASDPWPYLNLGSFLIDQQRYGEAMPFLQKAITIAPQMAAPHEKLGEAWIGAGKRAEGTKELEMAQTLDPKNPQIHFELGRAYWSAGEKEKARAEFAQSQSLYGTHSKTD